One part of the Deltaproteobacteria bacterium genome encodes these proteins:
- a CDS encoding AAA family ATPase yields the protein MEHQGQSFFITGKAGTGKSTLLHYLRTMTAKSAVVLAPTGVAALNVGGQTIHSFFQFPPTLIDPQNIHHRRNVKLFQQLETLIIDEVSMVRADVMDGIDAALRLYRNTPHSPFGGVQVVLCGDLFQLPPIVRDGELKVFFDEHYGGPYFFLAHVFADLQPSFLELTKVYRQRDDSFIRVLNKIREHDLDLELFTLLNSRVRRAGDSLLGEGFITLTTTNEAAFRTNKARLDRIQAPLYIYSASVSGTFDPAAFPTEAELELKRGAQVMMVKNDPEKRWVNGTLGKVSALSGKKITVEIAGSSHEVEQETWQNIQYHYNRETNRVEEQVIGTFVQYPLRLAWAITIHKSQGQTFDKVLIDLGRGAFAHGQTYVALSRCTTLEGIVFSRPVAPRDIVFDERVYGFTRVFQPATRSSSSSVMHAGQSQGREF from the coding sequence ATGGAACACCAAGGCCAAAGCTTCTTCATCACCGGCAAGGCCGGCACGGGAAAATCCACCTTACTCCATTATCTGCGGACCATGACCGCCAAGAGCGCGGTCGTCCTAGCACCGACCGGAGTCGCGGCGCTCAACGTCGGCGGGCAAACGATCCATTCTTTCTTTCAGTTTCCTCCGACGCTGATCGACCCGCAGAACATTCACCACCGTCGCAACGTCAAACTTTTCCAGCAGCTAGAGACCCTGATTATCGACGAAGTCTCCATGGTGCGAGCCGACGTGATGGACGGGATCGATGCTGCGTTGCGCCTGTACCGTAATACCCCGCACTCGCCCTTTGGCGGCGTGCAAGTGGTGTTGTGCGGCGACTTGTTCCAACTGCCGCCGATCGTGCGGGATGGCGAGCTGAAAGTCTTCTTCGACGAGCATTACGGCGGTCCCTACTTCTTTCTGGCTCATGTCTTTGCGGATCTACAGCCGTCCTTCCTCGAACTGACCAAGGTCTATCGCCAGCGCGATGACTCCTTTATCCGTGTCCTCAATAAAATTCGCGAACACGATCTGGATCTGGAGCTGTTCACCCTGCTGAATAGCCGCGTCCGGCGAGCAGGCGACTCACTGCTCGGCGAAGGGTTCATTACGCTCACGACCACGAACGAAGCCGCGTTTCGGACGAACAAAGCCCGGCTCGACCGTATCCAGGCACCGCTTTACATCTACTCTGCGTCAGTCTCCGGCACGTTCGATCCGGCAGCCTTTCCCACGGAAGCCGAGCTGGAACTCAAACGTGGCGCGCAAGTGATGATGGTGAAGAACGATCCAGAGAAACGCTGGGTCAACGGCACGTTGGGGAAAGTCAGCGCGCTGAGCGGCAAGAAGATCACGGTAGAGATCGCCGGCAGCTCCCATGAGGTCGAACAAGAAACGTGGCAGAACATCCAGTATCACTACAACCGCGAAACCAACCGGGTCGAGGAACAAGTGATCGGCACTTTCGTACAATATCCGCTGCGTCTAGCGTGGGCGATTACGATTCACAAAAGCCAGGGGCAGACGTTCGACAAGGTGCTGATCGATCTCGGACGCGGCGCGTTCGCGCACGGCCAGACGTATGTGGCGCTCAGCCGCTGCACCACCCTAGAAGGGATCGTGTTCAGTCGCCCGGTGGCGCCGCGAGACATCGTGTTCGACGAGCGCGTGTACGGATTTACGCGCGTGTTTCAACCGGCGACGCGCTCGTCTTCGTCCAGCGTCATGCACGCTGGACAATCACAGGGGCGAGAATTCTGA